One part of the Synergistota bacterium genome encodes these proteins:
- a CDS encoding adenosylcobinamide-GDP ribazoletransferase codes for MKVTVKAYLMKLIEEIIFAFSFLSRLPIKTDHFENSLNILKNISSYFTLIGYIPGLIYSLTAVFQSEIAIRIAGLALGFYLFDLFHFDGLLDMLDGFLNQSTREKRLEIMSRGNVGPFAVFYGTLYVIALYTTFSTLNPIDYMYASVLGRYAMTILIHISKPAKKEGLAASLFPQRRSSLFLALLFSTPLILSPQRFTLSLSISILLAFIIKRISEIKINGITGDVLGGTCLISQLTILLSLSILY; via the coding sequence ATGAAGGTAACTGTAAAAGCTTACTTAATGAAGCTAATAGAAGAAATTATCTTTGCCTTCTCCTTCTTATCTCGATTACCTATCAAAACTGACCACTTTGAAAACTCCTTAAATATTCTAAAAAATATCTCATCCTATTTCACTCTGATAGGATATATCCCAGGTCTTATATATTCACTCACAGCGGTCTTTCAAAGTGAGATAGCTATCAGAATAGCAGGACTAGCCTTAGGCTTTTATCTTTTCGACCTCTTCCATTTTGATGGATTATTGGATATGCTCGATGGTTTCTTAAACCAATCGACACGGGAAAAAAGATTGGAAATAATGTCACGTGGAAACGTTGGTCCCTTTGCCGTCTTTTACGGCACTTTATATGTGATTGCCCTTTATACTACATTTTCTACTCTCAATCCTATAGATTACATGTATGCTTCTGTACTTGGCAGATATGCTATGACAATCCTAATTCACATTTCAAAACCAGCTAAAAAAGAGGGCCTTGCAGCCTCGCTTTTCCCACAAAGAAGATCAAGTTTGTTTTTAGCCTTGCTTTTTTCAACTCCTCTTATCCTATCTCCACAAAGATTTACACTGTCCCTCTCCATATCTATTCTGCTAGCCTTCATCATTAAAAGAATATCAGAAATCAAAATCAACGGAATAACAGGAGATGTCCTTGGAGGAACTTGCCTTATAAGCCAGCTAACTATCCTCCTCTCGCTCTCCATACTTTACTGA
- a CDS encoding SDR family oxidoreductase produces MKFDFSGKVVLVTGGGRGIGRSIALFFSASGATVIIFEILEEEGKLVVNEISEHGGKGEFYKVDVSNFDEVKRAIDEVLNKHGKIDVLVNNAGIVYTKPFVECLPSEWERVIAVNLIGVFNTCRAVFPHMIERKYGKIINIASVAGKRGGGIFGNSIYAASKGGVIAFTKALAREGGPYGVNVNAICPGPTETKMLNGFSEDRRKPFMETIPLRRFGRPEDIAHAVLFLASDYASFITGEIMDVDGGIMMD; encoded by the coding sequence ATGAAGTTTGATTTCTCTGGTAAAGTTGTTTTAGTTACAGGAGGAGGAAGAGGTATAGGACGATCTATAGCCCTATTTTTTTCTGCTAGTGGAGCAACTGTTATTATATTTGAAATTCTTGAAGAAGAGGGAAAGCTTGTCGTAAATGAGATAAGCGAGCATGGAGGGAAAGGGGAATTTTATAAGGTCGATGTGTCTAACTTTGATGAGGTTAAAAGGGCTATTGATGAAGTCCTAAATAAGCATGGTAAAATAGATGTTCTCGTTAATAATGCTGGTATAGTTTATACTAAGCCTTTCGTTGAGTGCCTTCCTTCTGAATGGGAAAGGGTTATAGCGGTTAATTTAATAGGCGTTTTTAACACTTGTCGCGCTGTTTTCCCTCACATGATAGAAAGAAAGTATGGAAAGATAATAAATATTGCTTCTGTGGCTGGAAAACGCGGAGGAGGAATATTTGGAAACTCCATTTATGCTGCTTCTAAGGGAGGAGTTATAGCTTTCACAAAAGCGTTAGCTAGAGAAGGGGGACCATATGGAGTTAATGTAAATGCCATATGTCCTGGTCCTACAGAGACTAAGATGCTAAACGGGTTTTCTGAGGATAGAAGAAAGCCCTTTATGGAGACCATTCCTTTAAGGCGTTTTGGGAGACCTGAAGATATAGCCCATGCCGTATTGTTCTTGGCTTCAGATTACGCCAGCTTCATCACAGGTGAGATTATGGATGTAGATGGCGGTATAATGATGGATTAA
- a CDS encoding nuclear transport factor 2 family protein yields the protein MEEELWTFLERHLKSIYDGDWTTYEATTSSDLAIYEWFVTPHRLDGLPFHRFMIERSWATRGKPYRIDLLDKRLQVYGNTAIFSYTLLLTVVEEGELKHRTINETRVAIRFPEGWKIVHVHKSPGEKIS from the coding sequence ATGGAAGAGGAGCTTTGGACTTTTCTTGAGAGACATCTTAAAAGCATATACGATGGTGATTGGACCACTTATGAAGCCACCACAAGTAGCGATCTTGCGATCTATGAGTGGTTTGTGACCCCGCATCGTTTAGATGGTTTGCCTTTTCATCGTTTTATGATTGAGAGGTCCTGGGCTACAAGGGGTAAACCTTATCGAATAGATCTCTTAGATAAGAGGCTTCAGGTTTACGGTAATACAGCCATATTTAGCTATACTCTCTTGCTTACTGTGGTGGAGGAAGGAGAGCTAAAGCATAGGACCATTAACGAAACGCGAGTTGCTATACGTTTCCCAGAGGGGTGGAAAATTGTTCATGTGCATAAAAGCCCTGGAGAAAAAATCTCTTAA
- a CDS encoding DNA-binding protein translates to MGEVRVVSVSSLSNRVVVGRVFPGTDLIEGILRICEDHGISSGSIDLVLGSLRKFTFVYPIRDDQNKMGVKYCDPVEIDGPIELLCGNGIVGVASSGGKALHLHAVVADRNGRVYGGHVLQGNPVLVTVEVVIRELSDVNVIRGLDEETGFTLFSFSPKGGV, encoded by the coding sequence TTGGGTGAAGTAAGGGTCGTATCGGTAAGCTCTCTATCTAATAGAGTCGTAGTTGGTAGGGTTTTTCCAGGAACGGACCTTATAGAAGGTATATTGAGGATATGCGAGGACCATGGTATATCAAGCGGTAGTATAGATTTAGTGCTTGGTAGCCTTAGAAAATTTACATTTGTTTACCCCATAAGAGATGATCAAAATAAGATGGGCGTAAAGTATTGTGATCCAGTTGAAATTGATGGCCCCATAGAGCTTTTGTGTGGAAACGGTATAGTTGGAGTGGCGTCTAGTGGGGGAAAAGCTCTTCATCTTCATGCAGTTGTGGCTGATAGAAACGGAAGGGTTTATGGCGGTCACGTCTTGCAAGGAAACCCAGTTTTGGTCACCGTTGAGGTGGTTATAAGGGAGCTAAGCGATGTTAACGTAATTAGGGGTTTAGATGAAGAAACTGGCTTTACTTTATTTAGCTTCTCGCCGAAAGGAGGCGTTTGA